GTAGAAAGCCAGTGGAAGTCATAATCAATCAATTCAAATGATATCTAGATCCCCTCGTTATTTatacgaaaaaaaaagaacgatTAATACGAATGGTTGTTAGATTAAGGTAATTGACGCTGAAAAAGTATCCGAAGTGAAATCTTTCCCCACCAAAATCTTTCTCAAAATTTGGATCTAGCttaatattttctcttcctcAATCCCAGCCtttgaaaaacaaacaaagccTTAAGTCACAGCTCTGAGGACCTAAACCACGGAAACAGATCAGCAGGGGACTCGGGTGTTATTATCGAGGAATCCCCTTCGATGTTCAAGTTAGTATCTTTATGAGAAAGAGAGCCAAATCACTAGGAATGAAATGGTGAAATTACTAAATATGTATAAAAGGTCAATATTTATAAGAGAATTCAAGATAATACACCTAATTATAATTGAACTGTCAAATTATCGTTGGACCTAAGGTCCAGAAGTCAAGTGGCCACGTGCTCGCCGAGTTGAGTAAATGGGATATCATACTAAGAGCGGGACTTACCGGCCTCTTTGCGTGGGTATTggtggggggtgggggggtgGAGCTCGTCTAGCCTCTCGGCCTGGGCGAGGGCTCGTCGAGCTTTATCTAGGTAGGAGGGCTCGACATGTCCACCATACTGGGCTCGCTTTATGGGTCCGGGGGTTCTCTGAGTCGCTTTCGGGAGTTATGGGCAGCTCGGTCCGATCCGTGCATGAACTACCTTGTCAGTAATTAAGAAGAGGCCAATTGGATATGAGTTAACTTAAATTGACCaacaaattgtttttttttgctggataaTTGACCAACAATTACAAGTCAATCCGCACAAGTCGAGTAGATGATCTAataagaattaattattttgcatgatttttgAGATTGATTTAAATATAGGGCTTCTCCAAGGAAGTCATATCCTATAACATCAAGCTAATTCTATTAGGTTAATATGAAAGCTTTCTTCTTTATCTTTACAACTATATATtcctctccccccccccccccccccccccccccccccccccccccccccccgggaTTTGTCTGTGAGTGGCTGACTAGGAATCGTGTGAAACGTGAATTCTTGTGAATTATGATTTTTGTTCCTATTCCAATAAATTCTGGCTGTACTTTACACGTTGagagaatatattatttatttttcttcgaATAAATTCTTATGCATATACagtctttatttttaattagaaaacATAGTCAGCTTCAAATAATAATCAACCAGCCGGAATTCAAGAAGTGGAATGGGAAAATAACAGAAGAAAATTCTTAGTacgaaaaattagaaaataaataggTAAAATTATTTGCTTTTCGTTCTAGTTCTTCGTTATTTTCCAAGAGACGATAAGAGAAGATATCTTAGGACattttttttgatattttttcttcCAATTGTTGTATCAAAGAGAATATTTTTACCGGAACTTTTTTTGAGATAATAATCAAAACCGagtctcttttctttttccaattgCAGTAATTCTTACACATAATTTCTTAAATGATTATGTCTcacaataattttaatttttcaactGTTTAGTGTTTTACTTATATCCAGGTTAAAGTTGCTAATTACCAGAAGGAATTTTATAGGTTAGGAAAGAAATATTACTTATTGttgaaaaataggaaaaaaattgaaaagttcccATCTGAGGGAGAATctgcaatttctttttcaaaattaccTCTCATCCCTATAATTGAAAtataacaaaatgaaaaaaaagagggaaataTGGAGCtgtataaaaataacaaatttcaGTAGACGTTCGTTGGATTGGATGAGggagaggggaaaaaaagaagaagaagaaggtgaatgtttcctttattttgacagttaaaattataaattttaactttaattttaagtcaacgcactatataattatttatctattttcacaatcaaaataaaaatcttaaatcaaATGCACAATTACTAACCGTCTTGTCGTGAAACAACTGTAAAACCCCTTCTTGcttttcctaaattttatCCGCATCTGGTAAATCCCCGTGCCGACGACGATGGTGCTTTCAGTCAATTCGTATCCTCTTACGTAGAGCAAATCAAACTGGAAAACAAGACAAAAATCGTAACGGTGTTGCCTTtgcgggttttttttttttgttgccCCCTGGGATTCATATTGTATTTTTAAGGCAATCAAGTGCGAATGGATCAATAATTGGAAGGTTCAAAGCCGTCTCCTCCTCATTTCTCTGTTGTCTGTTTGTTGGGTATCTCTGAATTGCTTTCCTTATTAACCCGAATCAGTCTCCTTTCTGAGTTTCATTTCGTTTCCCTCTTCCGAGCAAACCCCCAAGAATTGATCTTTGCTCAAGAGAAGCCCTTGATTTCAATTGTAGATTACTTTGAATAGGTTAGCTCTTTCAGGATTTAGGTGAAAGGGTCAGACTTTCTTGCTGGGTTTTCTTCGTCGATAGCCACAACCGCTTCGAATTGTCATTTCTCTGAGTCTGGGACTCTGTTGGTTCATTTTgtttagggaaaaaagaaaaaagaaaaaaaaaaggattttgaTTTGCCCGCGGTGGATTTCAGCTCAAGGCTAAGCAAAGGCTACGGGTTAGTTCTTCTTATCTTCTTGATAGCTATATAAAATCTTGAAGCTTTCTCTGGCAAATCTGATTGCTGATCATAAGTTTCTTCTACCAGAGATATCTTAGAATTTTAGTAGCCGGGTACTAAGGTGTTCCGAGATCAATCCACCCATACACTGTTTGGTGAATTTGTGAAGTAATAGAGAAGATGACCACCGGAGATGTCGCCCCGCAGAAGGAGAGGAAATCAAGAAAGAACAAGCCGATTGTCGATGAAAAGGCCCCTCTATTGCCCAAGAGGCAAGATGAACACGCAGGGTTTGATGAGTTTGATGGCGCTTCCTTCACTGGGGCGGTCTTTAATCTGTCGACCACAATTGTTGGTGCTGGGATCATGGCACTGCCCGCAACAATGAAAGTGTTGGGTCTTGGTCTAGGAATCGCTATGATTATCTTCATGGCCTTCTTGACCGAGGCTTCAATCGAGTTGCTGCTCAGGTTTAGCAGAGCAGGGAAGTCTCTCTCCTATGGAGGTCTCATGGGAGATGCTTTTGGGAAGTACGGGAAGATTCTATTGCAGATATGTGTTATGGTTAACAACATCGGCGTGCTCATTGTCTACATGATCATTATAGGTATTACATACTACTAACGGCTTCTATATATCAATTGATACGGGTTCCTTTTTATTCACTTACAAGTGTTTGGAAGAAGTTTCTGCATGTGTTTATCGTTCCTTTTTGTCTTTCATGTGGAAATCCTTGATTTAAAGGTGATGTGCTCTCTGGAACATCTTCGAGTGGGGTACACCACGCAGGTGTGCTGGAAGGGTGGTTTGGAGAACACTGGTGGAACGGGCGTACCTTTGTTCTTATTGTCACGACCCTCGGTGTATTTTCTCCACTTGCATGCTTCAAGCGGATTGGTGAGTTATTCGCTTCAGTCGCTCATTTGCTTCTGTCAAATGCCAAAATCTGTTTTGCAGTTGGGATGATACATTCTTTTAGCTATCTGTAGTTTTATGTAAGGTATAGTAGTTTCGCATAGAATATTGATAGTTCACAAATTTCCAGTCACCGCCAACATACTTATCATATGACTGTCTGGAACTCTTTTATATTCGATCAATTATGGTTCTGGAAAATTGTTGATTTGATCTCTGCTGTGGTTGCAGACTCGTTGAGTTTCACATCTGCTTTATCAGTTGCGCTGGCTGTGGTGTTTCTTGTCATCACAATCGGAATTTCAATTGTGAAGTTGATAAGTGGAGGGGTTACGATGCCGAGATTGATGCCTGATATTACTGATTTGGCGTCATTTTGGAAGCTCTTCACTGTTGTCCCCGTTCTTGTAACAGCATATAT
The sequence above is drawn from the Punica granatum isolate Tunisia-2019 chromosome 5, ASM765513v2, whole genome shotgun sequence genome and encodes:
- the LOC116208495 gene encoding amino acid transporter AVT6A-like; protein product: MTTGDVAPQKERKSRKNKPIVDEKAPLLPKRQDEHAGFDEFDGASFTGAVFNLSTTIVGAGIMALPATMKVLGLGLGIAMIIFMAFLTEASIELLLRFSRAGKSLSYGGLMGDAFGKYGKILLQICVMVNNIGVLIVYMIIIGDVLSGTSSSGVHHAGVLEGWFGEHWWNGRTFVLIVTTLGVFSPLACFKRIDSLSFTSALSVALAVVFLVITIGISIVKLISGGVTMPRLMPDITDLASFWKLFTVVPVLVTAYICHYNVHSIDNELEDNTQIQPVVRTALALCSSVYVMTSFFGFLLFGDGTLDDVLANFDTDLGIPYSSILNDAVRVSYAAHLMLVFPIVFHPLRLNLDGLLFPHRRSLSRDNVRFGLITAGLITVIFMGANFIPSIWDAFQFTGATAAVCLGFIFPASITLKDRHSIATKKDKILAIFMIVLAVFSNLVAIYSDAYALFKKNKSSPM